The DNA segment AGAAAAGGGTACAGGTGATATATATCTATGTCATAGAATATGGTCCtactggactcaaacatgccattGATCCTGAAAATAAGCCAgcacctggcaatgtttcattctgttgtgcataggatcttcatgagtcaaagccaactagatggcaactagcaaAAATTACAAATATTATACATGGCTCCCTGCTCAAAAGCTGCTCACAGAAAAGATTCTCAAGTGTTACCTGACACATCTTCTTTCAGTAACTGCATATGTTTTATATAGCTTTCTCTACCTTATCCCCAATATGTTTGCTTGACAGCAGGAGGGGTGATCTTTGTAGATCTGCCATGAATGTGGACTGGTTGGAGACTGATCCTGTCTGTAGTTAaactttcattattttattcatcAGGAATTTTTTGCTAGACTCAGATTTAGTCTAAGCTGACCAGCAGAATGTATTAGAGCCCAAACCTTTCAGACTTTGGGAGTATtctaattttgaatttttaaaaaatattgtgttaaaattttatttattttgattaccGAGAGTTTGTCTCTTCCTTAAATTTTACGCCTGAGGCTAAGGTGTCTCACACTAGTCCTGGCCCTGGTATGTGTGCTTAAACCTATCTGAGTGGACAGTGCTGAATTTTATATTCTAACAAACttgttatttttgtgattttgtaTCACTCACCTCTGTTTCTCCaatatgtttatatattatatGCAGTCTCTGACAACATTTATTTGGTGCACAGTTTGAGGTTTGTAAATGATTGCCTGGAATTGCAAAATTGACTAATGCACAGTTGCAATATACTTTCAATACATCCATCCTAATTTTGTAAAAATGTTTGATTTAAGATTTATGCTCTTCTAAGCTCTTCCCGGCGAAACATGGAGCTGATGAATACCACCATCTTCTCAAACGCCTCGGCTGTAGACCTGGACCACTGTGACTGGCGTTGTAGGATGATACTGATAGCACTCTACAGTGTGGTTTTGCTCGGAGGCACTGCCGGAACAATTATGATGTTACGGATGATGTtcaaaaggaagagtcaatcaatgaTCGCCATGATCATCCCCAATATCATAGTGCTGCACTCGATACTTCTGGTCAGTCTTCCATTCCGCCTCAGCTATTATGTGTCCGTTGTCTGGGTGTTTGGATCCTTTGCCTGCCGAGTGGTCAGCAGCATAATATATGGTCATATGTACTTTACCTTTGTTTTCTATGTGGCCATTATCATATCCCGACTACTCaactattttaaaaaactccAAATGCAACGGTTGCAGAAGTACCATGTGGTAGTTTTAAGCATTGTTATTTGGATCGTGGGGAGCCTCGTTTTTTtaccaatatatttttttaaatatggtacAGATCCGAGACACTCAGAACAGCAACGATGCTTTGAGTTCTACAAAGATCTCAACCACAGGGAATTCATTGTCATAAACTATTCTATGATTGTGATTATGATGACCACCGTTGTGGCCCTCTTCCTAATAAAGATGGCTGTCATTTTTCAAATGATTAAAGCTCTTTGGCCTGACATGTGGGCCCATCAAGAGTACAGAGCTCAAATCAAgagcctcttcttcctcctggtAATAGTTGTGTGTTTTATACCCCACCATGCATTCCGGATACACTTTATTCAAAATTATTCAGAAAAAGAAGATTCTGAGTTAGTTCTTTATAATGAAATTTGTGTTGCTTTAACTACAGTCTGTTGCCTAGATATGCTGTGTTTCATAGGTGGAGCTATTCATTGAGCATCTACCTCACTTGCTTTGTAACCAGTTTCTCCACTACTGTGACAAAATAGTTTCAATTCATTGGGTGCCACTGTGATttcaaaaatcttcaaattctctGCTCCTTATGATcaccaaaattatttttctattaaaaattaatgaaaatggaTTATATCCCTCTCCTTGGAGAACCATTATCAGCTCACCATTAACCATAgaatatattcaatatccttaacCATACACAATTTAGCCTCATCCAACCGTTCTAGATTCAACCTTGACCATTTTCTTTCATGCGGCATTTACCTTAGCTAAACACAACTCTTGGCTTTCCTTATGTACTCTACAGACTGTTCTCCTCTATGCATTTGCTCTCACCCGAGCTCTGATCCTAGAATGTTCTTGTTCTCCTTCTTTAAACTTTAGTCATTCTTCAAGGTCCAGAGAACCCAGAGGTATGGACTCTATAGATGAACCAAACTCTAGAGAGGCCTCAACTTATTCAGCTTCCATTTAACTTGAGATAGCTGCCTCTTGAAAACAACTGAGAGCCAGTAAGCTGTAGCTTCTGGCTTTGGTACTTGGAGGAAAGCATTGGTTCAGATACAGTAGTCAAGAGAGTTGTAGGAAACCTTTTCAGGAGTGATTAAGCATTGATGTGATTTGGCTACGATTGAGACACAGTAGGTACTGAGGAACCTGAGGTTACTTTCCAGATGTAGCTTCTCAACACGAATCCTTTAAActggaggagaaaaaaatatatatatatattgaagaaggaagaaagcagcTAGACTTAAATTTAGGCTAAGATTGCCAGCAGAATGTATTAGAGCCCAAACTTTGAAACAATGGATCATTCTTAGGTTTTTTAAGGGATCCTGTATGTGCTTGCCTGCCAACTGAAAGGAAGTTCAGCAGctagaacccatcagccactccaagggagaaagatgcaacaattggcttctgtaaagattataatctggttctactctgtcctatgagtcggaattgaaggcaatggttttgttttgtttttgtatgaccAAGTAGTGTTCTGTGAGTAAAATCAACACTGAATGGACTAAACTAAATAAAAACAACCAAGAAAGTGAACTTAGATCTGAATTACTTAATATAGAATTTGACTTGCTCTTAAGCTTTACTTATAATAATGCTACCTTTGAAACTTCATATTTAATGACTCAAGTAACCAAAAAATGACCTTATGGTTAAGAAGACGGCATAGTTTCTGTAACAGAGCTTTGGAATTGTTCAGAGTTCTGAATTCAAAACTTCAAAATCTTGGTTGAGTTATTTACAATCTCTGAACCAATTTCCTGTGTTGTAGGGCTTTGATGCAGCTGAAACAAGAAAACATGTGCTAAATGACTGGCATGTGCTAAATGACTTTCTAGACTGTATCTATTGAAAGTGATACTAAGAATGATTTTAGTCCTTTTTCCTAATTCACTAATACCTTTTTTTGCAAGAAAATTTCCATATGAgttcaaacaaaaagaaaaaaacaaacaaaaaacccaaactagttGCCACCGAGTTGTTTCCAAgacatggcaaccctgtgtgtttcagagtagaactgtgctccatagagatttcaaggctgtaatctttcagaagcaggtcttcaggattttcttccaaggtacctctgagtaggttcgaaccaccaaccttttggttagtagtcaagcgcttaaccatttgtgctactcaGGTCCAAAACCCCATAAAATATGTATCCATATAGAAAACATAGTGGCTGGATTGCTATTGGTCAATATTGATCTAATGCTTTATGTCATTATTAAATCAGTAACTAAATGGATGCTTATTCCTCTCTTTGCCTTTAAGAACttaccattattatttttattatcagtacTATTACCGTTAAGCATATTTCAAAATAGTTTGTAATCCTGCTGTCACAGAACAAGACAAATACCAGTATACTTAATTATGCCTAATCAATGTGTTAGGACACGTGAAATGTCTTAATAGTCATTTCGAGATTGATTGTGATTAGTTATAGCTCAGTATATGCAACTGATTAATGCATAGGGTTCtgtggtttgtttttaatatgctaGGAAGCCTCTAAGGAGGCCATTAATTAACCCCCTTCCTAATATTCTTGCCCTTGTGTAATTTCACCTTATATTGGCTTGATCTAATGAATAGAATATGGCAGAGCAATGGGGTGTCATGTCCAATATTAGGTTATAAAAACACTGTGGCTGCCATCTTGGGCTCTCTCTATTTCTCGTTCACTCCTCTTGGATTGCTTTACCCTGAAGGAAACCAGATGCCATATCATAAGCAGCCCAGTGAAGAAGCCCATGTGGCAAAGGATTGAGACCTACCAATAGCCACGTGAGTGAATTTTAAAGTGGATCTTTTGAGACTTGCCAACAGCTATATGAATGAACTCAGAAGCGTATCCTCCCTCAATTGAGTCTTGTGATGACTGCAGCCCTAGCCAGCGCATTGAGTGCTGCCTCAAGGCAGACCATGTGCCAGAACCATCCAGCTAAGCTAATCCTGGATTCCTGACCCGCAGAAACTGTGAGCTAATAAATGTttcttgttttaagtcactaagtttggggagaattttttttattcatcaaTATATAACTAATATAGTAAGTCAATTATTTATACCTGTACAATGCTACCACATAAGGCACTTTTGTGCTAAATGCAGAAAGTCACCCCCATTGGGCAGACAAATGACAGAAAGGCCCCTTTTTCATGGAACACAGAGTGGAGGGCCAGTTGGGTTTCTACCCCCATTTACCCCCTTTGCTGGACTGTTCTGAGTGGTGCACAAATTACACAACTCTATGTTACTCTGGTGCTTTCATTTAGATCTTGGAACACGGTTTCTTCAATGACAATAGCTGTAATTGTCAATTGTGTCTCTACAGAATCCGCATTAAACTTTCTAGACTATATCTGTTGCAAGTGAGCCTGTGATTTTCTGTCTCCTCAAAGCAGGGGACCATATCAGACAAAGGGCATTTATTTTCCCTCCCTGAGCCTAAGATGGCCCTAAGGAAAAAACAATTCATCTTTATCATCCTATCCCACTCCTCCTTTATCCTGGCATTTCTTTTCTCACACCTTTTACGTCTGACTTTGGCAAGGTTGTCAGTCCCTGCTTGTTCAACTTGCTGATAATAACTAATACACACTTGTCTGTTCTCTGACCCAGTAAGAACTTTGTCCAGAATTATATTAGAAGCTTTACTCCTATTCTTGAAGATTAGTGGTTTGGCTATATGGTAGTACATGGAGACATACTAGGGGTGGATTAGGGTAGAAATAGCAAAGGGGAGACCTGGGGGAGTGAGGTGGGTGGAAATTCTACTTTGTATGTCATGTCCTATAGACccttggttctcaaagtgtggttccaggactagcagcatcagcatcacctaggaTCTTGgtacaaatgcaaattctcaagtcCCACCTGAGACCTACTGattgagaaattctgagtgtgAAATCCAGCAatatgtgttttaacaagccctccaagcGATTCTGATGCAGGCTAAAGCCTGAAAACCACCGCTCTAGGTTGAGTTTAAAAATTGAAAACGGGCACACATTCTTTGATGTTGCGCTCTTTGAAAGGCAAAACCTATATCCCCTACCCCTCAATCTGGATAGAGCTTGTGACTTCTCCAGCCAAGAGAACTACAGGGGAAGTGACACTGTGCCAGGTTCCAGACACAGACCTTAAAGACTGGCAACTTCCATTTCCTGTCTCTTGGAACACTCACTCTTGAAGTCCTGAACTGCCACACAAGAAGTTCGACTACCTTGCTAGAAACAACATCTGGAGATGCCTGAGACAACATGGAGAGAAGTGGACTATGAGCCCAGGTGAGCCCAGATGAGCCCAACCTTCCAGCCAAGGAACCAGGTGTCCAAATGAAGCATCTCGGGCCCTTCAAACCAGCCCAGCTGCCATGTAAATACTATTGAGTGAGAACAGTCCACACCATGTATGGTAGAAAAATTGCCCCGCACATCCTGCCTGGATTCCTGATGCATACAATTGTGAAATATAATGAAATGGCAAAAGATAATTCAAACAGTTGATGACTGGCTACA comes from the Elephas maximus indicus isolate mEleMax1 chromosome 8, mEleMax1 primary haplotype, whole genome shotgun sequence genome and includes:
- the GPR141 gene encoding probable G-protein coupled receptor 141 isoform X2; this translates as MTTVPCIFYHKQIIRGKDQIYALLSSSRRNMELMNTTIFSNASAVDLDHCDWRCRMILIALYSVVLLGGTAGTIMMLRMMFKRKSQSMIAMIIPNIIVLHSILLVSLPFRLSYYVSVVWVFGSFACRVVSSIIYGHMYFTFVFYVAIIISRLLNYFKKLQMQRLQKYHVVVLSIVIWIVGSLVFLPIYFFKYGTDPRHSEQQRCFEFYKDLNHREFIVINYSMIVIMMTTVVALFLIKMAVIFQMIKALWPDMWAHQEYRAQIKSLFFLLVIVVCFIPHHAFRIHFIQNYSEKEDSELVLYNEICVALTTVCCLDMLCFIGGAIH
- the GPR141 gene encoding probable G-protein coupled receptor 141 isoform X1, giving the protein MYSSASKDQTIVTNSQWVKIYALLSSSRRNMELMNTTIFSNASAVDLDHCDWRCRMILIALYSVVLLGGTAGTIMMLRMMFKRKSQSMIAMIIPNIIVLHSILLVSLPFRLSYYVSVVWVFGSFACRVVSSIIYGHMYFTFVFYVAIIISRLLNYFKKLQMQRLQKYHVVVLSIVIWIVGSLVFLPIYFFKYGTDPRHSEQQRCFEFYKDLNHREFIVINYSMIVIMMTTVVALFLIKMAVIFQMIKALWPDMWAHQEYRAQIKSLFFLLVIVVCFIPHHAFRIHFIQNYSEKEDSELVLYNEICVALTTVCCLDMLCFIGGAIH
- the GPR141 gene encoding probable G-protein coupled receptor 141 isoform X4, whose product is MELMNTTIFSNASAVDLDHCDWRCRMILIALYSVVLLGGTAGTIMMLRMMFKRKSQSMIAMIIPNIIVLHSILLVSLPFRLSYYVSVVWVFGSFACRVVSSIIYGHMYFTFVFYVAIIISRLLNYFKKLQMQRLQKYHVVVLSIVIWIVGSLVFLPIYFFKYGTDPRHSEQQRCFEFYKDLNHREFIVINYSMIVIMMTTVVALFLIKMAVIFQMIKALWPDMWAHQEYRAQIKSLFFLLVIVVCFIPHHAFRIHFIQNYSEKEDSELVLYNEICVALTTVCCLDMLCFIGGAIH